In Gossypium raimondii isolate GPD5lz chromosome 12, ASM2569854v1, whole genome shotgun sequence, a single window of DNA contains:
- the LOC105761959 gene encoding WPP domain-interacting tail-anchored protein 1 isoform X2, with product MDADILHEEGVSGDEFNSMELEAGSSRADILDGISSGGEVNEEFGRANEILTRVELDLACSSEKLVNLSVLTMHLATRETDFESFMSEKDNMLVESMEKALEFDLLSGILDSEVKELNKFMEHLETYIISSREAISSFKHLGETFFKMEEKLLDSEESLKQSRNQVSEIKMQAADFHRILSCLHGNENSDRLSSGNTKIKMQTIEQQRHILRMLEKSLAREIDLEKKFAESRQIEEELKPRIYTLEEGMVSMEEETMDVSERLFEAQNAAVVFMGISKELLGRLQLAQFNLNNSTHRETELRSKLEESTVKLKAKESALRTLQSSDTRLSDFVQAQVDTLKEKLTEVEKKFILADSEAFTMREKADSLEKQLKESELNLSNAKASLDENREQHDALYSLINTLENDTADLKAKLFETEKRAHNAESKCKLIVETNTELIEELSLLKGQDLTSEKVEFLEMQLKESEIRLLNAVASAEASQEKQNMLYSTIGDMENLIEDLKLKVSKAENRADSAEDKCIILSETNAELSEELRFLRGRLGCLEASLNQAEEMKMATARDIGIRTQLIANLLMQLGMERERLHQQISGLATENKVLIVKLKQTYKDHSIVQSHENKGNVKDFLFSKQDSTAASARETKEEITKSPVGGSELDKTTESVGESEVKPTDGTSQYETVRTIDARLLSFKHISLALLVLLASTAAAYYFQKQKSPFY from the exons ATGGATGCTGATATCCTTCACGAAGAAGGTGTTTCTGGTGATGAATTCAATAGTATGGAACTGGAGGCAGGATCAAGTAGAGCTGACATACTTGACGGGATATCATCTGGTGGAGAGGTGAATGAAGAATTTGGAAGGGCTAACGAGATTCTAACAAGAGTGGAGTTAGATTTAGCATGTTCCTCCGAGAAATTGGTTAACTTAAGTGTACTTACAATGCATTTGGCAACTAGGGAAACTGACTTCGAATCATTTATGTCAGAAAAAGACAATATGCTGGTTGAATCTATGGAGAAAGCTTTGGAATTTGATCTCTTATCAGGAATTTTAGATTCAGAGGTTAAAGAACTGAATAAATTTATGGAGCATCTTGAAACTTACATTATTAGTTCCCGTGAAGCGATATCTTCATTTAAGCACTTGGGAGAAACTTTCTTCAAAATGGAGGAAAAGCTACTTGATTCTGAAGAATCCTTGAAGCAGTCACGAAATCAAGTCTCAGAAATTAAGATGCAGGCTGCTGATTTCCACAGGATTTTATCATGTCTTCATGGAAATGAAAACA GTGATCGATTGTCTAGTGGTAATACAAAGATAAAAATGCAAACTATTGAACAGCAAAGGCATATTTTGAGAATGCTGGAGAAATCTTTGGCTCGGGAAATTGACCTGGAAAAGAAGTTTGCAGAATCTAGGCAAATTGAGGAGGAGCTGAAACCAAGGATATACACGTTAGAAGAAGGGATGGTCAGCATGGAGGAAGAGACGATGGATGTTAGTGAAAGGTTGTTTGAAGCACAGAATGCAGCGGTGGTGTTTATGGGGATTTCAAAGGAGCTATTGGGTCGACTTCAGCTTGCccagtttaatttgaataactcaacTCATCGAGAAACTGAGTTAAGATCAAAGCTTGAAGAATCCACAGTGAAGTTGAAAGCCAAAGAAAGTGCATTGCGGACGCTTCAAAGTAGTGATACTAGACTCAGTGATTTTGTTCAAGCACAGGTAGACACCTTAAAAGAAAAGTTGACTGAAGTTGAAAAAAAGTTTATTCTTGCTGATTCTGAGGCCTTCACTATGCGTGAGAAGGCAGATTCATTAGAGAAGCAACTGAAAGAGTCTGAATTGAACTTGTCAAATGCAAAAGCTTCTCTTGATGAAAATCGGGAACAACATGATGCTTTATATTCTCTGATCAATACATTGGAAAATGATACTGCTGATTTGAAAGCGAAATTATTTGAAACTGAAAAAAGAGCACATAATGCTGAATCCAAATGCAAATTAATAGTTGAGACTAACACGGAACTTATTGAAGAGCTGAGTCTTCTTAAAGGCCAGGATCTTACATCTGAAAAGGTGGAGTTTCTTGAGATGCAATTGAAGGAATCTGAGATCCGGTTATTGAATGCTGTAGCTTCTGCTGAAGCTAGTCAGGAGAAGCAAAATATGTTGTATTCTACCATTGGAGATATGGAAAACCTAATTGAGGATCTAAAGCTGAAGGTTTCTAAAGCTGAAAATAGAGCTGACAGTGCAGAAGATAAGTGTATCATATTATCTGAAACTAATGCAGAGCTAAGTGAAGAATTGCGCTTCTTGAGGGGTAGACTGGGTTGCTTGGAGGCATCTCTAAATCAGGCTGAGGAAATGAAAATGGCAACTGCTAGGGACATAGGCATTCGTACCCAACTGATAGCAAATTTGCTCATGCAACTGGGCATGGAAAGAGAACGCCTTCACCAGCAG ATATCTGGATTAGCCAcggaaaataaagttttgatagTAAAGTTGAAGCAAACATACAAGGACCACTCTATTGTTCAGAGCCATGAGAATAAGGGAAATGTCAaagattttttgttttcaaagcAAGACTCCACAGCTGCTTCTGCAAGAGAAACTAAGGAAGAAATAACCAAATCACCGGTCGGTGGTTCTGAG CTGGACAAGACTACTGAATCAGTTGGTGAGTCCGAAGTGAAACCCACAGATGGCACTTCACAGTACGAGACTGTGAGGACAATAGATGCAAGATTGCTTAGCTTCAAGCACATTTCCTTGGCATTGCTCGTCTTGCTAGCTTCAACAGCAGCAGCTTATTATTTCCAGAAGCAGAAAAGCcctttttattga
- the LOC105761959 gene encoding WPP domain-interacting tail-anchored protein 1 isoform X1 yields MDADILHEEGVSGDEFNSMELEAGSSRADILDGISSGGEVNEEFGRANEILTRVELDLACSSEKLVNLSVLTMHLATRETDFESFMSEKDNMLVESMEKALEFDLLSGILDSEVKELNKFMEHLETYIISSREAISSFKHLGETFFKMEEKLLDSEESLKQSRNQVSEIKMQAADFHRILSCLHGNENRNDENGVNVSEGDRLSSGNTKIKMQTIEQQRHILRMLEKSLAREIDLEKKFAESRQIEEELKPRIYTLEEGMVSMEEETMDVSERLFEAQNAAVVFMGISKELLGRLQLAQFNLNNSTHRETELRSKLEESTVKLKAKESALRTLQSSDTRLSDFVQAQVDTLKEKLTEVEKKFILADSEAFTMREKADSLEKQLKESELNLSNAKASLDENREQHDALYSLINTLENDTADLKAKLFETEKRAHNAESKCKLIVETNTELIEELSLLKGQDLTSEKVEFLEMQLKESEIRLLNAVASAEASQEKQNMLYSTIGDMENLIEDLKLKVSKAENRADSAEDKCIILSETNAELSEELRFLRGRLGCLEASLNQAEEMKMATARDIGIRTQLIANLLMQLGMERERLHQQISGLATENKVLIVKLKQTYKDHSIVQSHENKGNVKDFLFSKQDSTAASARETKEEITKSPVGGSELDKTTESVGESEVKPTDGTSQYETVRTIDARLLSFKHISLALLVLLASTAAAYYFQKQKSPFY; encoded by the exons ATGGATGCTGATATCCTTCACGAAGAAGGTGTTTCTGGTGATGAATTCAATAGTATGGAACTGGAGGCAGGATCAAGTAGAGCTGACATACTTGACGGGATATCATCTGGTGGAGAGGTGAATGAAGAATTTGGAAGGGCTAACGAGATTCTAACAAGAGTGGAGTTAGATTTAGCATGTTCCTCCGAGAAATTGGTTAACTTAAGTGTACTTACAATGCATTTGGCAACTAGGGAAACTGACTTCGAATCATTTATGTCAGAAAAAGACAATATGCTGGTTGAATCTATGGAGAAAGCTTTGGAATTTGATCTCTTATCAGGAATTTTAGATTCAGAGGTTAAAGAACTGAATAAATTTATGGAGCATCTTGAAACTTACATTATTAGTTCCCGTGAAGCGATATCTTCATTTAAGCACTTGGGAGAAACTTTCTTCAAAATGGAGGAAAAGCTACTTGATTCTGAAGAATCCTTGAAGCAGTCACGAAATCAAGTCTCAGAAATTAAGATGCAGGCTGCTGATTTCCACAGGATTTTATCATGTCTTCATGGAAATGAAAACA GGAATGATGAAAATGGTGTGAATGTCTCTGAAGGTGATCGATTGTCTAGTGGTAATACAAAGATAAAAATGCAAACTATTGAACAGCAAAGGCATATTTTGAGAATGCTGGAGAAATCTTTGGCTCGGGAAATTGACCTGGAAAAGAAGTTTGCAGAATCTAGGCAAATTGAGGAGGAGCTGAAACCAAGGATATACACGTTAGAAGAAGGGATGGTCAGCATGGAGGAAGAGACGATGGATGTTAGTGAAAGGTTGTTTGAAGCACAGAATGCAGCGGTGGTGTTTATGGGGATTTCAAAGGAGCTATTGGGTCGACTTCAGCTTGCccagtttaatttgaataactcaacTCATCGAGAAACTGAGTTAAGATCAAAGCTTGAAGAATCCACAGTGAAGTTGAAAGCCAAAGAAAGTGCATTGCGGACGCTTCAAAGTAGTGATACTAGACTCAGTGATTTTGTTCAAGCACAGGTAGACACCTTAAAAGAAAAGTTGACTGAAGTTGAAAAAAAGTTTATTCTTGCTGATTCTGAGGCCTTCACTATGCGTGAGAAGGCAGATTCATTAGAGAAGCAACTGAAAGAGTCTGAATTGAACTTGTCAAATGCAAAAGCTTCTCTTGATGAAAATCGGGAACAACATGATGCTTTATATTCTCTGATCAATACATTGGAAAATGATACTGCTGATTTGAAAGCGAAATTATTTGAAACTGAAAAAAGAGCACATAATGCTGAATCCAAATGCAAATTAATAGTTGAGACTAACACGGAACTTATTGAAGAGCTGAGTCTTCTTAAAGGCCAGGATCTTACATCTGAAAAGGTGGAGTTTCTTGAGATGCAATTGAAGGAATCTGAGATCCGGTTATTGAATGCTGTAGCTTCTGCTGAAGCTAGTCAGGAGAAGCAAAATATGTTGTATTCTACCATTGGAGATATGGAAAACCTAATTGAGGATCTAAAGCTGAAGGTTTCTAAAGCTGAAAATAGAGCTGACAGTGCAGAAGATAAGTGTATCATATTATCTGAAACTAATGCAGAGCTAAGTGAAGAATTGCGCTTCTTGAGGGGTAGACTGGGTTGCTTGGAGGCATCTCTAAATCAGGCTGAGGAAATGAAAATGGCAACTGCTAGGGACATAGGCATTCGTACCCAACTGATAGCAAATTTGCTCATGCAACTGGGCATGGAAAGAGAACGCCTTCACCAGCAG ATATCTGGATTAGCCAcggaaaataaagttttgatagTAAAGTTGAAGCAAACATACAAGGACCACTCTATTGTTCAGAGCCATGAGAATAAGGGAAATGTCAaagattttttgttttcaaagcAAGACTCCACAGCTGCTTCTGCAAGAGAAACTAAGGAAGAAATAACCAAATCACCGGTCGGTGGTTCTGAG CTGGACAAGACTACTGAATCAGTTGGTGAGTCCGAAGTGAAACCCACAGATGGCACTTCACAGTACGAGACTGTGAGGACAATAGATGCAAGATTGCTTAGCTTCAAGCACATTTCCTTGGCATTGCTCGTCTTGCTAGCTTCAACAGCAGCAGCTTATTATTTCCAGAAGCAGAAAAGCcctttttattga
- the LOC105763182 gene encoding pentatricopeptide repeat-containing protein At3g02330, mitochondrial, whose translation MAYKISYFNFPKLLFSHPSSKTHLFKAISVSTLTTRQPTPRKKKTFSHIFQECSNQTSLNPGKQAHCQMIVSGFVPTVFVANCLIQLYVKCGDLGYANKVFDKMPQRDVVSWNAMVFGNASNGMMGIAKRYFDDMPEKDVISWNSLISGYLKNGECLKSILVFVEMGRVGVGFDWTTFAVVLKSCAVLEDADAGIQVHGVAVKIAFDKDVVTGSALVDMYGKCRRLDDSIKFFYQMPEKNWVSWSAAIAGCVQNDKFIKGVEFFKEMQRESIGVSQSTYASVFRLCAGFSAFRLGRQLHGHALKTNFASDLIVGTAILDMYAKCGSMTEAQKIFNLFPIHNLQSFNAIIIGYAQSDDQAIRALHLFQHLLESDLGFDEISLSGAFSACAVIKGYLEGVQVHALAVKTTCESNICVANTILDMYGKSGALAEACRIFYEMERRDAISWNAIIAAHEQNGNEEATLSHFVSMLHSGMEPDEFTYGSVLKACAGQKALNYGMEVHNRIIKSGIGFHSFVASALVDMYCKCGMIEEAEKIHDRIEQQTMVCWNAIISGFSLQKESEEAQNFFSRMLGMGVNPDHFTYATVLDTCANLATVGLGEQIHAQIIKLELQSDAYICSTLVDMYSKCGNMHDSKLIFEKATNRDFVTWNAMICGYAQHGLGEEALQIFEDMIVKNVTPNHATFVSVLRACAHIGLVEKGWHYFGLMLSDYGLAPQLEHYSCMVDIMGRAGQVDEALSLINDMPFEPDDVIWRTLLSTCKIHGNVEVAEKVADSLLQLDPQDSSAYILLSNIYADAGMWEKVSDMRKIMRYNKLKKEPGCSWIEIKDEVHAFLVGEKAHPRCKQIYDTLGILADEMRCYVDDIDFFA comes from the coding sequence ATGGCATATAAAATTTCTTACTTCAACTTCCCGAAACTCCTCTTTTCTCATCCCTCATCCAAAACACATCTCTTTAAAGCTATCTCGGTTTCAACTCTAACAACAAGGCAACCAACAcccagaaagaaaaaaacattttccCACATTTTCCAAGAATGTTCAAATCAAACATCGTTAAATCCAGGCAAACAAGCCCATTGTCAAATGATAGTATCTGGGTTTGTCCCAACTGTCTTTGTTGCCAATTGTTTGATCCAGTTGTACGTAAAATGTGGAGATTTGGGGTATGCTAATAAAGTGTTTGATAAGATGCCTCAACGAGATGTCGTGTCGTGGAATGCAATGGTTTTCGGGAATGCTAGTAATGGGATGATGGGAATTGCAAagagatattttgatgatatgcCTGAAAAGGATGTTATTTCGTGGAATTCATTGATTTCCGGGTACCTGAAGAATGGTGAATGTTTGAAGTCCATTTTGGTTTTCGTGGAAATGGGGAGGGTAGGAGTTGGGTTTGATTGGACAACCTTTGCTGTTGTTTTAAAATCTTGTGCTGTTTTGGAAGACGCTGATGCGGGGATACAAGTTCATGGTGTCGCGGTTAAGATTGCTTTTGATAAAGATGTGGTTACAGGGAGTGCTTTAGTGGATATGTATGGAAAATGTAGGAGGTTAGATGATTCAATTAAGTTCTTTTATCAAATGCCCGAGAAGAATTGGGTTTCTTGGAGTGCTGCGATTGCAGGTTGTGTTCAAAATGATAAGTTCATTAAGGGTGTTGAATTTTTCAAAGAAATGCAAAGGGAAAGTATTGGGGTTAGTCAGTCAACTTATGCTAGTGTTTTCAGGTTGTGTGCCGGGTTCTCTGCATTTAGGTTAGGTAGGCAGTTGCATGGTCATGCCTTGAAGACGAATTTCGCATCGGATTTAATTGTAGGAACAGCAATATTAGATATGTACGCAAAATGCGGTAGCATGACTGAAGCTCAAAAGATATTTAACTTGTTTCCAATTCACAATTTGCAGTCTTTTAATGCCATAATAATTGGCTATGCCCAAAGTGATGATCAGGCCATTCGAGCTTTGCATTTATTTCAACATCTGCTCGAATCTGATCTTGGTTTTGATGAAATAAGTTTATCTGGAGCATTTAGTGCTTGTGCAGTTATTAAAGGGTATTTGGAGGGCGTTCAAGTACATGCCTTAGCAGTCAAAACTACTTGTGAGTCAAATATTTGTGTGGCCAATACTATTCTCGACATGTATGGTAAATCTGGAGCTTTAGCCGAAGCATGTCGCATTTTCTATGAAATGGAGAGAAGGGATGCTATTTCTTGGAATGCAATTATTGCAGCACATGAACAGAACGGAAATGAAGAGGCAACACTCTCTCATTTTGTTTCCATGCTGCATTCTGGGATGGAGCCTGATGAGTTCACTTACGGCAGTGTCTTAAAAGCTTGTGCTGGTCAAAAAGCCTTGAATTATGGCATGGAGGTACAcaatagaataattaaatctGGAATAGGGTTTCATTCATTTGTTGCAAGTGCTCTTGTTGATATGTACTGCAAATGTGGGATGATAGAAGAGGCAGAAAAGATCCATGACAGAATAGAGCAGCAAACCATGGTCTGTTGGAATGCAATAATTTCGGGATTTTCTCTGCAGAAAGAAAGTGAAGAGGCTCAGAATTTTTTTTCCCGGATGTTGGGAATGGGGGTAAACCCAGATCACTTCACTTATGCAACAGTTCTTGATACTTGTGCTAATTTGGCTACTGTTGGACTTGGTGAGCAAATTCATGCTCAAATTATCAAGCTTGAACTGCAATCGGATGCATACATATGCAGCACTCTTGTGGATATGTATTCAAAATGTGGAAACATGCATGATTCCAAGCTTATATTTGAGAAAGCAACTAATCGGGATTTTGTAACATGGAATGCCATGATTTGTGGGTATGCCCAACATGGCCTTGGAGAAGAGGCCCTTCAAATTTTTGAAGATATGATTGTTAAGAATGTCACCCCAAATCATGCAACATTTGTTTCAGTCCTTCGAGCATGTGCACATATAGGGCTGGTAGAAAAGGGATGGCATTATTTTGGTTTGATGTTAAGTGACTATGGTTTAGCTCCTCAGTTGGAGCACTATTCGTGTATGGTGGATATAATGGGAAGGGCGGGCCAAGTTGACGAGGCATTAAGCCTCATAAATGATATGCCTTTTGAACCTGATGATGTTATATGGAGAACACTGCTTAGCACTTGCAAGATCCATGGGAATGTAGAGGTGGCGGAAAAGGTGGCGGATTCTCTTCTGCAATTGGACCCTCAGGATTCTTCTGCCTATATTCTTCTATCAAATATTTATGCTGATGCCGGGATGTGGGAGAAGGTTTCGGATATGAGGAAAATAATGAGGTATAATAAGCTCAAGAAGGAACCTGGGTGTAGTTGGATTGAAATAAAAGACGAGGTTCATGCATTCCTTGTTGGTGAAAAGGCTCATCCAAGATGCAAACAGATATATGACACGCTTGGTATCTTAGCTGATGAAATGAGATGCTACGTGGATGATATAGATTTTTTTGCTTGA